CGATAGGTCGCCGAGACGTTGGGGTCGGTATCGTCGACGAACACCAGGGTCAGGAAGTCGTCGGTCTCGATGTCGGCCTTCAGGGCGTCGATGAGCTCAAGGGCCTCGCTCCGGCCGCCGGGGCCGCCAGCCTGGTCGTATCGATCGATATCGCCGGTGGCGGTCTGGAAGTACAGGAAGCTGAGGATCGGGTCAGGATCGCCCAACTCGAGCTGCGGCACGCCCATGTCAAAGAAGGGGAAGAAGAGGTCGCTGAGGGCCGTCTTGATGTCGGCGGTGTCGTCGATCGAGTAGTAGACCGCCACGAAGCCGTCGTTGGAGAAGGCGGCGTTATCCTGGGTCAGTTCCAGGGCCAGGCCGGTCACGTCCCACCCGCCGGGGAACAGGGCGTCGAACTCGTCGCGGACGCTGGTGAGATCCCAGCGGGCCACGCCGTAGGAGTCAAAGGTGCCGCCGCCGCTGGCGGTGCCCTGGATGTTGAAGAATCGGTCGCCGCCGCTTGGGCCGCGGGGACCGTCGGGCCGGATGGTGCCGGTTTCGGCGGCCACCGACGAGCGGGTCTCCTGGGCAACGGCGGTCGAGGCGACGGCGATGCCGCACAGCGCGATGATCGTCCTGGTCATGTCAGTTGTCTCCCTGATTCGTCCTGGTCTCTGACGCGGTGCAGGCCTTCGGGCCCAAATTCGGCGGAGCAGCTTTTCCCGCGTGCGAGAATTCTGGCGCGATGGTAGAAGTGGTGGACGCCACGATGGCCGACCAACGCATTAGGAGTTGGTGAAATCACCGGCGTTTCATGCGTGTTCTCGGGCGTGAAGCTGGGTTGACGCGCAGGCGTCGCGGCGTTAACGCGACCCAGGAGTGACCGTAAGAAAAGCCACGCACGGGATTTGCACATCCCGTGTGTGGCGTGCTTGCAAACGACAGGGATCGGGTGGGATCAGGCGCAGCCGGCGTCGAACTCGTTCTGGAACGCGAGGAAGTCGAAAAGCGTCAATTCACCGTCGCCATCGAAGTCGGCGATGGGGTCACCCATGTCGAACGCGTTCTGGAATGCCAGGAAGTCGAAGATGGTCAACTCGCCGTCGCCATCGATGTCGGGGCGGCAGCCCGCGTCGGGCTCGCCCTCGATGAAGACGCTGACGGTGGCGCCCTCGCCGCCGGGCTGCCATTCGCCGGTGTCGAAGCGGGTGGTGGAGGTGTAGCCCGTGACGCCGACGGCCCAAGTCCAAACCGGGTTCTCGGCCGCCGGGTAGTCGCTCTCGGCGACGATCCAGTAGGCCTGGCCGGCCTCGAGCAGCGTGTCGCCGCTGGCGTCGACGGTATCGAGCTGGGGGTCCCAGCCGATGGCGGTGACATACAAGTCCATGACCTCGAGCTCTTCGCCCGAAGGAATGAACGCGTCGCCGACCGCCTGGTCGGTCTGCACGCTGAGGCGAACGGGTCGGTCCAGCGGTACGCCCGCGTTGCTCATGAAGTACGCCGACACGCTGGTCAGTCGATAGTCCTGATCGGGCACGAAGCGGACGGCGACCGACTGGTTCGTGAACACGTCGAACCCGATCAAGCCGAACGGGCCGCCGAAGGGCTCGGCGGTCTCGAAGATGGTGTCGGCCAGGCCGACGGGCGCAAGAGCGGCCAACGCGAGGGCCGCGGTCGTGGCACGGAACATGCGAATCTCCTTGTTCTTCGGAGGCGGGTTGGGGGAGGGCCTCCGGCTGTGGGATCGTATGGTTCGCGAGGGCCATGCAACGGTTCCATTCGAACAGGACGCGTCCGGATCGGCCGATTGGGCGGCGTTTCCGGACGCGTCGGTATGGGTGGTTCGGAGCCTTGTCGGGTGGGCTTACGGGCAGCCGGCAGCGAAGATGTTGGAGAACATCAGGAAGTCGAAGATGTCCAGCACGCCGTTGCCGTCCAGGTCGGCTTCGCAGCCGACGTTGACCGAGACCATGTCGCCGCCACCGTTGCCGCTCGGAGCGAAGCACCCGACGCGGGCCTTGTCGGCGACGCGGAGGCGAACGGTGTAGGCGCACCGATCCAGCCCTTCGGTGTCCCACACGGAGATGACGCCGCCGGCGGGGATGTTGTCGGTGCCGCTATCGATGCGGGTCCAACCACGGCTTGAGCCTCCGGTGTACTCGAGCACCCACGAGGCGATGTTCTTGTCGAAGACCTCGCCCTTGATCTCGACCTTGCCGTTCACCCACTCGCAAGGCGCCAGCGAGGTGATGCGGCCCACGGGGGCGGTGTTGTCGATCTCGTACGTGCGCACGACGTCGGCGGTGTTGCCGCAGATGTCGCTGACCCGCACGCGGACCTGATAGTCCCCGTCGAGCACGGTGCGCGTATTCCAGAACGCGATGGGGTCGTTGATGACCCGGCCGGTGTAGATCGGAGACGAGCCATCGACGGGCATGTATGAGCCGCCGCCGGCGGGACGAAAATCGACGCGGTAGTTGCTGAAGCAGTCTTCGCCCACGGTGCCGTCCAGGCAGGTGTTGCCACCGATGATCTCGCCATCGACGGGCGTCCGGATGCTCGCCGGGCTGGCGGCGGTATTCAGGCGAAACTCCAGGGCGGCGGTAGAGACCAGGCCGACCTGATTCACCGCTTCGAGCTCGACGATGTAGTCGCCAGCGGGCTGGCCCGTGGCGTTCCACTGTGCGAGCAACCCGGGAGAACACCGCTCGGTGGTGGTGGGTGTGAGTTCGATCCAGCCGGTGCCGTCGGCGCCGCTCGAACGACGGACACGCATGCGGTAGGTCATGTCGCTCTGGAGATCGCACGCCTCACCGCTGAAGCTCACGACTCCCATCGCTTCGGGGCACACGCAGGCCTCGGGGCTCGGGCTGGTGATGCGCACCTCGGGTGGCGTGGTGTCGATGATGGGGGCGGACAACTGAATGGTGGTGCTGCTTCCGTCTTCGAGTTGGAGGGTCATGCTTCCGTTGAGCGCGAACTGATCGGCGTCGGTGGTTGCGAAGAAGAACCTGGACTCTCCGCCTCGGAAGATGGGTGAGAAGCTGAAGCTGTAGTCGATGTCGTCGCCGTCGCCCGTGCGCGTCGCGTTGGTAGGAGCGCCGGAGCCCAGCCCGCACGTCAGCCAATCCACGTCGGTGGAAAAGCCCGTGAAGCCCTCGTGGATGACGCGGCTGATGCCCAGTGCGCTACTGCCCGAAACGTTACGGATGCGCGGGCTGAACCTCAACGACCCATCTGCCAGACGGAGGATGCGATCTTGCACGGTTCCACTCAGCGTGAGGCCGAAGCGATCCCGGATGGTGAATGGCACCGCCGTATCGCGAACGATCACGCCTCCAGCCGGGCAACTGCCCGGGAGCGAGACCGAGCCGCCCGGCGGCAGCGGCACGGCGATGGCGTGCCCGGCAGCGAGCGTGATGGCGGCGGCGACGAGGGACGACTGCATCGAAACGCGGGGCATAGCTGTTCTCCTTTTCTGGCCGCACCCTGGGGAAGGGTTGCTGTTGCCAGCAGCGGGAGAACGGCGACTCGCTCACGCCACACTTCGAGATAACTTGCTGTCGACTGAACCTCGCCTCGCCAGCGTGGCTCGTGTGGTATCCAGGCTAATGGGGGGAGCCCCTGATCTGACTCGACGGAACGGCGGACCGATTTCTCATTGGCTACGGTGGAAGCTCTTCGACATCCCTCATGCACAGGAGTTTCGACATGGCCGATGCTCAGCCCAAGATCCTCGTCTTCGCCGGCAGCTTGCGCACGGAGTCGTTCAACCACAAGCTTGTCGTGGCTGCGTCGAAGGGGGCCGAGCAGGCCGGGGCGATCGTGACGATCATCCGGCTGCGCGAGTTCCAGCTTCCGCTGTACGACCAGGAGATCGAAGACCACCAGGGATTGCCGGAGAACTGCCTGAAGCTCAAGGAACTCTTCAAGGCTCATCACGGCTTCCTGATCGGCTGCCCGGAGTACAACAGCTCGATCAGCGGCGTGCTCAAGAACACCATCGACTGGGTCAGCCGCCCGCACGAGGGTGAGGCGCCGCTGGAGTGCTTCGACCGCAAGGTCATTGGGCTAACCGCAGCCTCGCCCGGCGGGCTGGGCGGCATCCGCGGCCTGCCCATCGAGCGCATGCTCTTTGGCCACATCAAGGCGATCGTGCTGCCCGATCAGTACGCCCTGGCGGGCGCCGACAAGGCATTCGACGACGACGGCAATCTGAAGGACGATAAGCAACGGGCGATGGCCGAGGGGGTTGGCAAGGCGGTCGCGGAGGTTGCGGCGAGGGTGGGCAAGGTGACGGCGTAGCACTTCCGCTGGCACGTCCTAGAACCTGTGGTACACTCAAGACAGGGGGTGCCATGAGAGCCTTCGCTGCCGCCATTGCCCTTGCCGTCGCGTCAACGTCGTTTGGCCAATGTGAACCAATTGTCCTGTCGGAAATCCCGACACGCGCGCGGGCAATGGTACTGGACGAGCGCGGGTACCTCTATTTCATGGGTAGGGGGCTGGAGGTCGCTGACGTTCGTGATCCGGCGCACCCTCGGATCGTGGTGACCGGCCTGCCAATCGGCAGCCCGTACTTCGATCTGGCACTGCGTGTACAACGTTTGTTCGCACTGCATGGCGATGACTTCCAATGGGGTGAGTTCTCCATCTTTGACGTTTCCATACCCGAGGGGACGCACCGCATCTGGGGGCCGTGGCTCACCGGATACAGCCGTGGGACCATTGGTGGCGATTGGTACTACCAACTATTCTTCGAAGGGCCTTTAGGCGTCCTGCGAGTGTATGACATTTCCAGCGGTGCGTTCGTGGATCGGGGAGAGGCGGTGAGGCTTGATGCAGACGCCCAACGCGTGTCGGCCTTTGGTGATCGCGCTTACGTCAGCACCACGGTGGATGTCCGAGTCTTCGACGTTCGTGGCGATGGCGTGCCCGAAGCTACGGGAAGCATCCCAATCGCTGGCAAGCTGAACCCGACGGCGTCCACCGGTTCCGTGCTATACGTGGTTGCGCGTGACGAAAGGCTTCTGCACACCGTGGACGTGCGCCGCCCTGCGGCCCCGGCGTTGCTCGGTTCCATGGAGTTGTCGGGGTATGCCGGGGACATCGCCATTAGCCAGGGGCTTGCACTCGCCGTGTCTGATGCGCTCCACATCGTTGACGCGACCGATCCTGCCACGCCGACCGAGATCGGCTCCCTCGGATTCGATAGCTTGCCGAGACGGGTAGTCGTCGAGAGAGGCTTGGCGATCGTTGCCACCGACGACTCGATCCTGATTATCGACCTCTCCTCCTGCCTCCCCTGCCTGCCGGACATCGATCGCGACGGCGCCCTCGATCTCTTCGACTTCCTTGAGTTCCAGCGCCTCTTCTCGGCCGGCGACGTGCGAGCCGACTTTGATGGCGACGGGGCGCTGACGGTCTTCGACTTCCTGGCGTTCCAGAACGCGTTCCAGGCTGGCTGCTGAGGTCCCGCGCGGCTTGCTCGAAATCCCCGACGGCCACGCCCGGCCTGCGCATCCTCGGTGGCCACGATGATCCGACGGGTGGTCGAGCGAGTGGTGGCGTTTGAAGAGGGCGAGTTGACGCCCGCGGCGCTCTCGGCGGCGTACTTCTTCTGCCTGCTCTTTGGCTACTTCATGCTTCGCCCGCTGCGCGACGCCATGGGGTTGGCAAGCGGGGTCGACAGCCTGCGGCTGCTGTTCCTGGGCACCCTGGCTGTCATGATCGTGGCCAACCTCGTCTTCGCCGCCATCGCCTCGCGCGTGCCGCGGCGGGTCTTCGTGCCGCTGGTGTACGGCTTTGGCGTGGCGTGTCTTGTCGCATTCCTGCTCGCGTTCCTTGTCCTGGGCGAAGCGCGGTCCGAAACGGTGGGCAAGGTCTTCTACGTCTGGCTGAGCGTCTTCAACCTGATGGCGACCGCCGTATTCTGGGGCTTTATGGCCGATATCTTCAAGAAGCCGCAGGCCGCGC
The sequence above is a segment of the Phycisphaerales bacterium genome. Coding sequences within it:
- a CDS encoding GC-type dockerin domain-anchored protein, which translates into the protein MTRTIIALCGIAVASTAVAQETRSSVAAETGTIRPDGPRGPSGGDRFFNIQGTASGGGTFDSYGVARWDLTSVRDEFDALFPGGWDVTGLALELTQDNAAFSNDGFVAVYYSIDDTADIKTALSDLFFPFFDMGVPQLELGDPDPILSFLYFQTATGDIDRYDQAGGPGGRSEALELIDALKADIETDDFLTLVFVDDTDPNVSATYRGQEAFEGREGPKLFITAEGDGGTGCRVDLDGDGDLTIFDFLQFQNLFDAGDLTADFDGDGDLTIFDFLAFQNEFDAGC
- a CDS encoding GC-type dockerin domain-anchored protein, whose product is MFRATTAALALAALAPVGLADTIFETAEPFGGPFGLIGFDVFTNQSVAVRFVPDQDYRLTSVSAYFMSNAGVPLDRPVRLSVQTDQAVGDAFIPSGEELEVMDLYVTAIGWDPQLDTVDASGDTLLEAGQAYWIVAESDYPAAENPVWTWAVGVTGYTSTTRFDTGEWQPGGEGATVSVFIEGEPDAGCRPDIDGDGELTIFDFLAFQNAFDMGDPIADFDGDGELTLFDFLAFQNEFDAGCA
- a CDS encoding NAD(P)H-dependent oxidoreductase, with the protein product MADAQPKILVFAGSLRTESFNHKLVVAASKGAEQAGAIVTIIRLREFQLPLYDQEIEDHQGLPENCLKLKELFKAHHGFLIGCPEYNSSISGVLKNTIDWVSRPHEGEAPLECFDRKVIGLTAASPGGLGGIRGLPIERMLFGHIKAIVLPDQYALAGADKAFDDDGNLKDDKQRAMAEGVGKAVAEVAARVGKVTA
- a CDS encoding GC-type dockerin domain-anchored protein, with translation MGRGLEVADVRDPAHPRIVVTGLPIGSPYFDLALRVQRLFALHGDDFQWGEFSIFDVSIPEGTHRIWGPWLTGYSRGTIGGDWYYQLFFEGPLGVLRVYDISSGAFVDRGEAVRLDADAQRVSAFGDRAYVSTTVDVRVFDVRGDGVPEATGSIPIAGKLNPTASTGSVLYVVARDERLLHTVDVRRPAAPALLGSMELSGYAGDIAISQGLALAVSDALHIVDATDPATPTEIGSLGFDSLPRRVVVERGLAIVATDDSILIIDLSSCLPCLPDIDRDGALDLFDFLEFQRLFSAGDVRADFDGDGALTVFDFLAFQNAFQAGC